TTTTTTCTTTATGAATACTAAATTCACCATTATTTAATCTAGCAATTTCAAAAAATTGGTTTATAAGATCTTCTAATCCTAATGCTGTTTCTAATAATTGTCTAATATATTTCTCTCTTTGCTTATTAGGCAAGTCTTTCATTTCATCGAGCATTGATAAATATCCAATGATAGATGTCAAAGGAGTTCTTAAGTCATGTGCTAAGTAGGTGATTAAATCATTATCTTCATTTTCTCTTTTTTTAAGCGTATATTCTATCTCTTTTTGTTTAAATTTTAATCTATTTATGGAATCTTCTAAAGTTTTATAAGGAGTCGGGAAACTAACAACATTCTCATCCAAATCGTCTATTTTTTTGCATAAGTCAATATAATCTTTCTCTAATTTTGAAAATTCTTTTATTATAATAATTAATATCCCCAATAATAAAATAACAAAAAAAATCAGATCCAATCTATTAACAAAAAATTCGTGTATTTCATTATTAAATCTAAAAATATTGCTATCTATTGCAAGCATACAACTTAAAACTATAATTAAAAATATAGCAATTTCTTTTATCAGCTTTTTCAGAATACTTTCAAAGTATTTATCTTTATCCAATCTTATAACCTACCCCCCAAACAGTTGTTATTATATTATTTTTTTCTCCTAATTTTTCTCTAATATGCCTAATATGAACTGAAACCGTATTGTTTTTTATATAATATTCATCCGGATATATTTTATAGAATAAATCTTCGGATCCTAGTACTTCAGATTTTTT
This window of the Anaerococcus mediterraneensis genome carries:
- a CDS encoding sensor histidine kinase KdpD, with the protein product MDKDKYFESILKKLIKEIAIFLIIVLSCMLAIDSNIFRFNNEIHEFFVNRLDLIFFVILLLGILIIIIKEFSKLEKDYIDLCKKIDDLDENVVSFPTPYKTLEDSINRLKFKQKEIEYTLKKRENEDNDLITYLAHDLRTPLTSIIGYLSMLDEMKDLPNKQREKYIRQLLETALGLEDLINQFFEIARLNNGEFSIHKEKIDLEYFLIQLRDELYPMMKENNHKINISSEGSIFVNVDPNKMKRALENILKNAILYSYANTEIKVKIYQTYKCVILKIINKADTLEEAQIRNMFNKFTRLNLARNSKKVGSGLGLPIAKEIIELHEGKIEVESSNNEVIVIVRLKNK